A window from Dioscorea cayenensis subsp. rotundata cultivar TDr96_F1 unplaced genomic scaffold, TDr96_F1_v2_PseudoChromosome.rev07_lg8_w22 25.fasta BLBR01000441.1, whole genome shotgun sequence encodes these proteins:
- the LOC120254418 gene encoding disease resistance protein RPS2-like: MKYSSYLTKIPEGFFQQMPNLTYLDLSHTGIKELPKDIHCLVNLQYLNISNTNISSLQMELVCLKKLQYLICRNLKGLGKVEDGLISRLQKLEVIDLYPYGWAEPEELKSLKKHVLKAIGMRVVSQEVLQQLSCLPTTRLYIKNLDNMIYLSFDTLSCKDDGFLQEIKIKSCPQLEQIVMKGRETHLNKLKISNVEKLQNIIWRDLPPPEFFHVLKWLSLSRCNLDNLAWVLHLPCLSYLKIIDCAEIETLFYIEERVNKFGVAQHSHYIEITSYLLLATIKNDEH, translated from the coding sequence ATGAAATATAGTTCTTATTTGACAAAGATTCCTGAAGGATTTTTCCAACAAATGCCAAATTTGACATATTTGGATCTTTCGCACACTGGTATCAAAGAGCTTCCAAAGGACATCCATTGTTTGGTTAATTTACAATACCTAAACATTTCAAACACGAATATCTCATCACTTCAAATGGAGTTGGTGTGTTTGAAGAAATTGCAATATCTGATATGCAGAAATTTGAAAGGGCTTGGCAAGGTAGAGGATGGCCTCATCTCAAGATTACAAAAGTTGGAGGTCATTGACCTATATCCATATGGGTGGGCAGAACCAGAAGAGTTAAAGTCGTTGAAGAAACACGTTCTCAAAGCAATTGGAATGCGTGTAGTATCACAAGAGGTTCTCCAACAACTTTCATGTTTACCAACTACTCggctttatataaaaaatttggataACATGATCTATCTTTCATTTGATACTTTAAGCTGCAAAGATGATGGATTCTTGcaggaaataaaaattaaatcatgcCCACAGCTTGAGCAGATTGTGATGAAGGGAAGGGAGACTCATCTCAATAAGCTTAAAATCTCTAATGTCGAAAAACTGCAGAACATTATTTGGAGAGATCTACCGCCTCCGGAATTTTTTCATGTGTTGAAGTGGTTATCTTTATCAAGATGTAATTTGGATAATTTAGCTTGGGTCCTGCATCTCCCATGTCtgtcttatttaaaaataatagattgtGCAGAGATAGAAACGTTGTTTTACATTGAGGAGAGGGTCAACAAGTTTGGTGTCGCCCAACATTCCCACTACATTGAAATCACTAGTTATCTTCTTCTAGCAACAATCAAGAATGATGAGCATTGA
- the LOC120254421 gene encoding uncharacterized protein LOC120254421: protein MEEDCDDEDDDYSDEEDEEMPDDDVPEDSMTLVQYLEEARREALIRKGSQYSDVSTKKGRLENCRGISAIDTSSGVLRLIRKFNPIIVCLVETHANSDRVDRFCNKVPKHWEWTAILANGFSGGIFVLWNKAIGKVTPIVVSRRVLHIIISSASSKSFIISVVYNSVRFQKQCLLWNELSKITCLRIPWLILGDFNSVLSRSKHKGGSFSYYSRKSRLFLDFVDSNNLLDLKYTGSPYTWCNNQFGSAHRWARLDRCLVNVDWLASFKSYNLKHLTRSFSDHSPLFLSASFLPFHKKNVFRFENFWLDFLGCHNAVLTAWNFNPHGNPMHSFSHLLSRVRSNLISWSHKGVNNIDSALIHTESEIHHLEQSDSNPNIFAILMEHYAKLSTLQLQYNTKCAQRARLLWLKDGDKNTNFFHNTIRIRSHANFISQIEDLDGNVFCSHADINSTFLNFYQNLWTAPTEIHMDILKALPSDLPRLSDSDGAHLIREVTKEEVYATLMDLPSA, encoded by the exons ATGGAGGAAGActgtgatgatgaagatgatgattattcagatgaggaagatgaagagatgcCTGATGATGATGTCCCCGAGGATTCCATGACTTTAGTTCAATATCTAGAGGAGGCAAGAAGAGAGGCTCTCATTCGAAAAGGTTCTCAGTATTCTGATGTTTCTACGAAGAAAGGAAGGCTCGAG AATTGTAGAGGCATTTCAGCGATTGATACGTCTTCCGGCGTCCTTCGTCTCATTCGCAAGTTTAATCCTATCATTGTTTGTCTAGTTGAGACTCATGCTAACTCGGATCGAGTTGACCGTTTCTGTAATAAGGTGCCTAAACATTGGGAGTGGACTGCGATTCTTGCTAATGGCTTTTCCGGAGGTATCTTTGTGCTTTGGAATAAGGCTATTGGCAAGGTAACTCCTATCGTTGTTTCTCGTCGTGTTTTACACATTATCATCTCGTCGGCTTCTTCTAAAAGTTTCATTATTTCTGTCGTTTATAATTCAGTTCGTTTTCAAAAACAGTGCTTACTTTGGAATGAGTTATCCAAAATCACTTGTTTACGTATCCCCTGGCTCATTCTGGGTGATTTCAACTCTGTTCTTTCCAGATCTAAGCATAAAGGGGGTTCATTTTCCTATTACAGTCGAAAATCTCGTCTTTTCCTAGATTTTGTTGATTCCAATAACCTTTTAGACTTAAAGTACACTGGTTCCCCATACACTTGGTGCAATAATCAGTTCGGTTCAGCTCACCGCTGGGCTAGATTGGACCGTTGCCTTGTGAATGTCGACTGGCTTGCTTCTTTCAAGTCTTACAATCTTAAGCATCTTACCCGTTCTTTCTCAGACCATTCTCCTCTTTTCCTTTCTGCTAGTTTTCTCCCGTTTCATAAAAAGAATGTTTTTCGTTTTGAGAATTTCTGGTTGGACTTTCTAGGCTGTCATAATGCTGTTTTGACAGCCTGGAATTTCAACCCTCATGGTAACCCCATGCATTCTTtctctcatcttctttctcgtGTTCGTTCTAATCTTATTTCTTGGAGTCACAAGGGAGTTAATAATATTGATTCAGCTTTAATTCATACTGAGTCTGAGATCCATCATCTTGAACAATCTGATTCCAATCCGAACATATTTGCTATTCTCATGGAGCATTATGCTAAGCTCTCAACCTTGCAGCTCCAATATAACACTAAATGTGCTCAACGAGCACGCTTGCTTTGGCTTAAGGATGGTGACAAAAATACCAATTTCTTTCACAATACCATTCGAATCAGATCTCATGctaattttatttctcaaattgaAGATTTGGATGGCAATGTTTTCTGTTCTCATGCAGATATTAATAGTACATTCTTGAACTTTTACCAAAACCTCTGGACTGCCCCTACTGAGATTCATATGGACATTCTTAAGGCCCTTCCTTCTGACCTCCCTCGGCTCTCAGATTCTGATGGAGCGCATCTCATCCGGGAGGTTACTAAGGAAGAGGTATATGCAACTTTAATGGACCTTCCTTCTG CCTGA
- the LOC120254422 gene encoding probable serine/threonine-protein kinase SIS8, translating to MMSEEEFHVQLALAISNSEFRVDPDRDQIRAVKILSLGKQRMDLIREQDVSADVLSRRYWSYPCKGKVGVPCKLVKGSQYTGVDDDAVNIIKLDTRRCVFMFFK from the exons ATGATGTCTGAGGAGGAGTTCCATGTGCAGCTGGCACTGGCGATCTCGAACTCGGAGTTTAGGGTTGATCCTGATCGGGATCAAATCCGGGCGGTGAAGATTCTTAGCTTGGGGAAGCAGCGGATGGATCTGATTCGGGAGCAGGATGTCTCTGCTGATGTGCTTTCTCGTCGGTATTGG TCATACCCATGCAAGGGCAAAGTTGGTGTTCCTTGCAAGTTAGTCAAAGGAAGCCAATACACTGGGGTTGACGATGATGCtgttaacataataaaattagataCCAGAAggtgtgtgtttatgtttttcaaGTAG